One window of Marinomonas primoryensis genomic DNA carries:
- a CDS encoding Tex family protein has product MNSISDNLSLEFSILKKYGDNIIQLFEEGATVPFIARYRKENTGGMSDIDLRSFYDRWQYLTELKKRKESILSLLAEDSSVSDVIRKKIQNAISKNELEDLYSPFKKARKTKADEAKEQGLQPLAAQIWAGQWSDSVSAIEAWCRQNKVIVSAELALAGATEILNEAISNDSDVLKQGRIELLKNGVLTSRVLRGKKEQGEKFRDYFDYQEGISKVPPHRLLALFRGKKESILKLSVSLKGEKNYPDALVFPHLNQMFDTTELGSQRISSLQRRYLNIAWENKLLPKLETDVLSQLKERAEGGAIQVFSDNLQDLLMAAPAGAYRVLGVDPGFRNGVKLAVIDEQGGLLDHDVIYPHGPQNRVQEANGVLSQLIHKHNIGWVAIGNGTASRETEALIRTLITESNLDCRTVVVSEAGASVYSASPIAIQEFPDLDVTIRGAVSIARRFQDPLAELVKIDPQAIGVGQYQHDVKVSQLSKSLANVVEDCVNKVGVDINLASVSLLSYVSGLTHRLAQNIVDYRQQKGRIESRTELLKIKGIGDKCFEQCAGFLRILNGKEALDQSGVHPESYELVKHMAAHLSLKAHDLLNNNGALQQLRQLAPSFAQAGDFTYSDILTELAKPGRDPRPEFQYASFDQSVQKLEDVQEGMTLEGVVTNVAAFGAFVDLGVHQDGLIHISQLANRFVKDPRDFVRVGQVVNVTVLEVDVQRKRIALKANGL; this is encoded by the coding sequence ATGAATTCTATATCTGATAACTTAAGCCTAGAGTTTTCTATATTAAAAAAGTACGGCGATAATATTATCCAATTATTTGAAGAAGGGGCGACAGTGCCCTTCATCGCTCGATACAGAAAAGAAAACACAGGGGGGATGAGTGATATTGATTTACGCTCTTTTTATGATAGATGGCAGTATTTAACTGAATTAAAAAAACGTAAAGAAAGTATTCTTTCTTTGCTGGCAGAAGATTCTAGTGTCTCGGATGTAATAAGAAAAAAAATACAAAACGCCATTTCTAAAAATGAACTAGAAGATTTGTATTCACCCTTTAAAAAAGCGCGTAAGACAAAAGCGGATGAAGCAAAAGAGCAAGGGCTTCAGCCCTTGGCAGCGCAGATATGGGCAGGGCAGTGGTCTGATAGCGTGTCTGCTATTGAGGCATGGTGTAGGCAGAATAAGGTCATAGTTTCTGCTGAGTTAGCGTTAGCCGGGGCAACTGAAATACTAAACGAAGCCATTTCGAACGACAGCGATGTTTTAAAGCAAGGGCGTATTGAGTTACTCAAAAATGGCGTGTTAACCAGCCGTGTTTTACGGGGTAAAAAAGAACAAGGTGAAAAGTTTAGAGATTACTTTGATTATCAAGAGGGTATAAGTAAGGTGCCTCCTCATCGTTTACTCGCTCTATTTAGAGGAAAAAAAGAATCAATATTAAAACTAAGCGTTTCCTTGAAAGGCGAAAAAAATTACCCTGACGCATTAGTATTCCCTCATCTCAATCAAATGTTTGATACGACGGAACTAGGCTCTCAGCGAATATCTTCTTTACAGCGTCGATATTTAAACATTGCTTGGGAAAATAAGCTGCTTCCTAAATTAGAAACGGATGTTCTTTCTCAACTTAAAGAGCGGGCGGAAGGTGGCGCTATTCAAGTATTTTCCGATAACCTTCAAGACTTATTAATGGCGGCGCCTGCAGGTGCCTATCGTGTATTGGGTGTCGACCCTGGCTTTCGTAATGGGGTTAAATTGGCGGTGATCGATGAGCAGGGTGGTTTGCTAGATCATGATGTTATATATCCTCATGGGCCTCAGAACCGTGTTCAAGAAGCGAATGGGGTACTTTCCCAGTTGATTCATAAACACAATATTGGCTGGGTCGCGATTGGCAATGGTACGGCCTCACGGGAGACTGAAGCGCTAATCAGAACGCTCATTACTGAGTCAAACCTAGATTGTCGTACCGTGGTGGTCAGCGAAGCAGGCGCTTCTGTGTATTCGGCGTCTCCTATTGCGATTCAGGAGTTTCCGGACTTAGACGTCACCATTCGCGGCGCCGTTTCTATTGCTCGACGTTTTCAAGACCCGCTTGCAGAGTTGGTGAAGATCGATCCTCAGGCTATTGGGGTGGGCCAGTATCAGCACGATGTCAAAGTCTCTCAGTTGTCCAAATCCTTAGCCAATGTCGTAGAAGATTGCGTAAATAAGGTGGGTGTGGACATTAATCTCGCGTCAGTGTCTTTATTATCCTACGTGTCTGGTTTAACCCATCGCTTGGCGCAAAATATCGTGGATTATCGTCAGCAAAAAGGGCGTATAGAGTCTCGTACTGAGCTGTTAAAAATCAAAGGTATTGGCGATAAGTGTTTTGAGCAATGCGCTGGCTTTTTAAGAATACTGAACGGTAAAGAGGCATTGGATCAATCTGGTGTTCATCCTGAGTCTTATGAGCTTGTTAAACATATGGCCGCGCATTTATCTTTAAAAGCGCATGATTTACTAAACAATAATGGCGCGTTACAGCAACTAAGGCAATTGGCGCCAAGCTTTGCTCAAGCCGGTGATTTTACCTATTCCGATATTTTGACCGAGTTAGCAAAGCCGGGACGAGATCCTCGACCAGAATTCCAATATGCTTCTTTCGACCAAAGCGTGCAGAAGCTTGAGGATGTACAAGAAGGGATGACGCTAGAAGGTGTTGTGACGAATGTGGCGGCGTTTGGCGCTTTTGTTGACCTCGGTGTGCATCAAGATGGATTGATTCATATTTCACAGTTAGCAAACCGATTTGTGAAAGATCCACGAGATTTTGTGCGTGTTGGTCAAGTGGTAAACGTGACGGTTTTAGAGGTAGATGTACAGCGTAAGCGTATTGCACTGAAAGCCAACGGGCTTTAA
- a CDS encoding H-NS family nucleoid-associated regulatory protein: protein MSLLLELAGNKAKARAAAKELSVAQLENLIAGFNNALEKAKEEAAAYDAELALKSARAEEIANLIAKSGLTMEEVALLTTPKAGAAKGKTVEPKYRLTVEGETHEWTGRGRTPKVFQAYFDAGNSRDSVEIK, encoded by the coding sequence ATGAGTTTATTACTAGAATTAGCAGGCAATAAAGCAAAAGCACGCGCAGCCGCAAAAGAGTTGAGCGTAGCACAACTTGAAAACCTAATTGCTGGCTTCAACAACGCGCTTGAAAAAGCCAAAGAAGAAGCAGCAGCGTACGATGCAGAGCTTGCACTTAAATCTGCTCGTGCAGAAGAAATTGCAAACCTAATCGCTAAAAGCGGCCTAACCATGGAAGAAGTAGCCTTGCTAACCACTCCTAAAGCTGGCGCAGCAAAAGGCAAAACGGTTGAGCCAAAATATCGCCTAACCGTTGAAGGCGAAACACATGAGTGGACTGGCCGTGGCCGTACACCGAAAGTATTCCAAGCGTATTTTGATGCGGGTAATAGCCGTGATAGCGTAGAAATTAAATAA
- the trmB gene encoding tRNA (guanosine(46)-N7)-methyltransferase TrmB, giving the protein MQEQNTDIQEPIKKRTIRSFVVRGGRMTEGQQKHYDANWAIYGLNLADGRIDYATVFGRESDVVLEVGFGMGASLVEMAKNAPEKDFIGIEVHPPGVAKLMMLAKEEGITNLRVYCDDAIEIMANCLPQNTASAFQLFFPDPWHKKKHNKRRIVQPLFAQQVANVLKNGGHFHMATDWQPYAEYMMEVMEVQEGYQNAAGKGLYHPRPEWRPLTKFEQRGERLGHGVWDLIYTKIRD; this is encoded by the coding sequence ATGCAAGAGCAAAATACAGACATTCAAGAACCCATTAAAAAACGCACCATTCGTAGCTTTGTTGTACGTGGTGGGCGAATGACGGAAGGTCAACAGAAACACTACGATGCGAACTGGGCGATATATGGATTGAATCTTGCTGATGGTCGAATTGACTATGCTACTGTGTTTGGTCGCGAATCGGATGTGGTGCTTGAAGTAGGCTTTGGTATGGGCGCGTCGCTGGTTGAAATGGCGAAAAATGCGCCAGAGAAAGATTTTATCGGTATCGAAGTGCATCCGCCAGGTGTCGCCAAACTGATGATGCTGGCAAAAGAAGAGGGTATTACTAACCTACGGGTGTATTGCGATGACGCCATAGAAATCATGGCAAATTGTTTACCTCAGAACACCGCGAGCGCTTTCCAATTATTTTTCCCTGATCCTTGGCATAAAAAGAAACACAACAAGCGCCGTATCGTTCAGCCTTTATTTGCTCAACAAGTAGCGAATGTATTAAAAAATGGCGGCCACTTTCATATGGCAACGGATTGGCAACCTTATGCAGAATACATGATGGAAGTGATGGAGGTTCAAGAGGGTTATCAAAATGCGGCAGGAAAAGGTTTGTATCATCCTCGTCCGGAATGGCGGCCACTAACTAAATTTGAACAACGTGGTGAGCGTTTAGGCCACGGTGTTTGGGATTTGATTTATACTAAAATCAGAGATTAA
- a CDS encoding DUF423 domain-containing protein, whose translation MMSNEKPEAVVSSSVKEPINNKPSTKALSKWAAFFAIQAAISVAAGAFGAHALNDMLNVKALGWWHTGSQYLMYHSLAGLIVVALSSYVPSCKSILVLFFIGNTVFSGSLYIMALTGYTFLGAVTPIGGLCYLVAWVCLAWRLWRSTAPKVALD comes from the coding sequence ATGATGTCTAATGAAAAACCTGAGGCAGTTGTTTCTTCTTCAGTCAAAGAACCTATAAATAATAAACCTTCAACGAAAGCGCTTTCTAAGTGGGCGGCTTTTTTCGCCATTCAAGCGGCTATATCAGTTGCCGCTGGTGCGTTTGGCGCTCATGCCCTAAATGACATGCTTAATGTTAAAGCACTTGGCTGGTGGCATACCGGTAGCCAATATCTTATGTACCATTCGCTCGCGGGCCTTATTGTCGTTGCCTTGTCCTCTTATGTACCTTCTTGTAAAAGCATATTAGTTCTATTTTTTATAGGTAATACGGTATTTTCAGGCAGCTTGTATATCATGGCATTAACGGGTTACACGTTTTTAGGTGCGGTGACACCCATAGGTGGTCTGTGCTATTTGGTTGCCTGGGTTTGCTTGGCTTGGCGTTTGTGGCGATCAACTGCACCTAAAGTGGCATTAGACTAG
- a CDS encoding WD40 repeat domain-containing protein: MKRTVKKALKLSLIVFCSAVLLSCSAEAPVRTAKYAVQGLYSAVLSDDGSSALVGSIQHGGSYWVNAVNERRFNWNHAQGEYSSIIGVDIDPSGQYAATGGSRTLVLWNTTTGKSEGFWTTPGDVQSVKLTQNGDYALIGLNDQTARFFDVKRGGIKQTLRTGSTVRAVDITPDGALGITGDDSSNVILWDMQSGEKKYEWPLSNRIGSVALSADGKYAFGAAKLGNAKIWSTRTGQELTVLDTGALKYRNITISQAVFSQDDRSILIGEVNSNVSLVQVSTGIIQKEWTLYTPKGRPSGASVIALAFGADSRYYAIGSNGYLNVLE, translated from the coding sequence ATGAAGCGCACAGTGAAAAAAGCGCTTAAGCTTAGTTTAATTGTTTTTTGTTCTGCGGTGCTATTGTCTTGTTCCGCAGAGGCCCCAGTTCGAACGGCAAAATACGCTGTGCAGGGTTTATATTCTGCAGTGCTGAGTGATGATGGCTCGTCTGCCTTAGTTGGTTCTATTCAGCATGGTGGTAGTTATTGGGTAAACGCCGTCAATGAACGTCGCTTTAATTGGAATCATGCTCAAGGTGAATACTCCTCGATCATTGGTGTCGATATCGACCCGAGTGGCCAATATGCCGCTACTGGCGGCTCTCGTACGTTAGTGTTATGGAATACGACGACGGGTAAGTCAGAAGGGTTTTGGACTACACCAGGTGATGTTCAATCGGTCAAACTGACTCAAAACGGCGATTACGCCTTAATTGGGTTAAACGATCAAACTGCGCGTTTCTTTGATGTTAAACGAGGTGGTATTAAACAAACATTGCGCACGGGGTCTACGGTGCGTGCGGTTGATATTACACCGGATGGAGCGCTGGGTATCACAGGTGACGATTCCTCGAATGTGATTCTCTGGGATATGCAATCCGGTGAAAAAAAATACGAATGGCCCCTCAGTAATCGTATTGGCAGTGTGGCATTGTCGGCCGATGGTAAATACGCGTTCGGTGCGGCCAAGTTAGGTAATGCAAAAATTTGGTCGACTAGAACGGGGCAAGAATTAACCGTTCTCGATACCGGTGCATTGAAATACCGTAATATCACGATTAGCCAAGCTGTTTTCTCTCAAGACGATAGATCCATTCTTATTGGTGAAGTGAACAGTAATGTGTCTCTCGTTCAAGTAAGTACCGGTATTATTCAAAAAGAGTGGACTCTTTATACTCCAAAAGGGCGCCCTTCCGGTGCCAGTGTGATTGCATTGGCGTTTGGTGCGGACAGTCGCTATTACGCCATTGGTAGTAATGGTTATCTAAACGTGCTGGAATAA
- the rsd gene encoding sigma D regulator yields MLESCKTAQERWGGVHVIIDRWLEQRRQLIEMWVYLRDRGEFTPTDTPKILSVCEMLVDYVSAGHFTVYEQLALEAKEFDDDGASELLRNLLPLIDSSTEVAIEFNDKYDTKEHCNAQLEALPFSLQALTLVMVDRFQYEDQLIKELHEAHSEKSA; encoded by the coding sequence ATGTTAGAAAGTTGTAAAACAGCCCAAGAGCGATGGGGCGGAGTTCATGTGATTATCGATCGTTGGTTAGAGCAGCGTCGTCAGTTAATAGAAATGTGGGTGTATTTACGTGATCGTGGTGAATTTACGCCGACGGACACGCCTAAGATTCTAAGCGTGTGTGAAATGCTGGTGGATTATGTTTCAGCGGGTCATTTTACTGTTTATGAGCAGCTCGCATTGGAGGCGAAGGAATTTGACGATGATGGGGCTTCTGAGCTGTTGCGCAATTTATTGCCTCTTATAGACAGCTCAACAGAAGTGGCTATTGAGTTTAACGACAAATATGACACGAAAGAGCATTGTAATGCTCAACTTGAGGCTTTGCCTTTTTCATTACAAGCGTTGACGCTGGTAATGGTTGATCGGTTTCAATATGAGGATCAGTTAATTAAGGAATTACATGAAGCGCACAGTGAAAAAAGCGCTTAA
- a CDS encoding disulfide bond formation protein B: MFAFLSARRFHGLVALTAFALLAVAFYMEYQMALEPCPLCMLQRIFFFSIGIVSLASALTSSQKARQVCSWVVVVLSLFGAALAVRHLYLQSLPADELPACLPGLSYMFDVFPWQEIMQAMVMGTGECGDVVWTFLGISIPGWTLVAFVGMAFINILIALRVNKKTFI, translated from the coding sequence ATGTTTGCGTTTTTATCTGCTCGTCGTTTTCATGGTTTGGTTGCATTGACGGCTTTTGCCCTTTTGGCGGTGGCTTTTTACATGGAATATCAAATGGCGCTTGAGCCTTGTCCTCTTTGTATGTTGCAGCGCATTTTCTTTTTCTCTATAGGGATTGTGTCTTTGGCATCTGCCTTAACGTCCAGTCAAAAAGCGCGACAAGTATGTTCTTGGGTTGTGGTGGTATTGTCTTTGTTTGGCGCGGCCTTGGCTGTGCGTCATTTGTATTTGCAAAGCCTTCCAGCGGATGAGTTACCAGCGTGTTTACCAGGGCTGAGTTATATGTTCGACGTGTTTCCGTGGCAAGAAATTATGCAAGCCATGGTGATGGGAACGGGTGAGTGTGGTGACGTCGTTTGGACCTTTCTGGGTATTAGTATTCCCGGTTGGACCTTGGTGGCTTTTGTCGGCATGGCCTTCATAAATATTCTTATTGCGTTACGTGTTAACAAAAAAACATTTATCTAA
- a CDS encoding flagellar basal body-associated FliL family protein yields the protein MSSISYAEEDEKPIPAYVELKPNFVVNHIGNESQLKYIKTSISIRTDETKKELIEANMPLVRDAIVMFLSSRTTEQVTGAIAREKTRADAAIAVNTALEEETGTTPVQDILFASFVTQ from the coding sequence ATGAGCAGCATAAGCTATGCAGAAGAAGACGAAAAACCGATACCGGCTTATGTAGAGTTAAAACCTAATTTTGTCGTCAATCACATAGGCAATGAATCTCAACTTAAATACATTAAAACCAGCATAAGCATTCGCACAGATGAAACCAAGAAAGAGTTAATTGAAGCAAACATGCCACTGGTCAGAGATGCCATAGTCATGTTTCTTAGCTCTCGGACCACAGAACAAGTCACCGGTGCCATCGCACGTGAGAAAACGCGCGCAGATGCTGCTATTGCAGTTAACACAGCGCTGGAAGAAGAAACAGGAACAACGCCGGTCCAAGATATTTTATTTGCGAGCTTCGTCACTCAATAA
- a CDS encoding oxidative damage protection protein: MANTVFCKKFQKEMEALDRAPLPGAKGQEILQNISKQAWQEWQLLQTMMINEKQLNLMQPESRKYVMEQMEKFFNNEATEKLSGYVSPDDIKEL, translated from the coding sequence ATGGCGAATACTGTTTTTTGTAAAAAGTTTCAGAAAGAAATGGAAGCGCTAGATCGCGCACCATTACCAGGTGCTAAAGGTCAGGAAATTCTACAAAACATTTCTAAGCAAGCGTGGCAAGAATGGCAGTTGCTGCAAACCATGATGATCAATGAAAAGCAGTTAAATTTGATGCAGCCTGAGTCACGTAAATACGTAATGGAGCAGATGGAGAAGTTTTTTAATAACGAAGCGACCGAGAAGCTGTCTGGTTACGTTAGTCCGGATGACATTAAAGAGTTGTAA
- the chrA gene encoding chromate efflux transporter — MPHQNPRYFQRVSEVFLSFLLLGFTSFGGPAAHLGYFNQTFIQRKKWASDVQYAQWVALSQIVPGPGSSQVGFALGYHRAGYLGGLAAFIGFTLPSFIVMVLLAQFGSHWQGNTVFDGVVHALKLLAVVVVADACVSMWRSFCQSKTMATIALFSAAFIVFYPFGFASLIVLFMTACVGLLTPSVISATDEPLPKIRGAGLVFVLAISLFLVSFVLDTGLSGLFADFYQAGALVFGGGHVVLPMLSAFVADTVSDANLLLGYAAAQAVPGPMFTMASFLGASAVPGGANPWVWAMVATVAVFLSGLLLMLSAQSVWQGLSRHARFRSAVGSLNAAVVGILIAALYHPIGTSSLVSWWDVVVVGLGFIWLKYKRPPILLLISVFILLGLARSYL; from the coding sequence ATGCCCCATCAAAATCCCCGCTATTTTCAACGTGTATCAGAGGTCTTCCTTTCGTTTTTACTGCTTGGCTTCACCAGTTTTGGTGGGCCGGCGGCGCATTTAGGGTATTTTAATCAAACGTTTATCCAGCGAAAAAAGTGGGCGAGCGATGTCCAATATGCGCAATGGGTAGCATTAAGCCAGATTGTTCCAGGCCCTGGTTCTAGTCAAGTTGGCTTTGCTCTAGGTTATCATCGAGCAGGTTATCTGGGTGGCTTGGCTGCGTTCATCGGTTTCACTTTGCCTTCTTTTATTGTCATGGTGTTATTGGCTCAGTTTGGTAGTCATTGGCAAGGCAATACCGTGTTTGATGGCGTCGTTCATGCCTTAAAGCTGTTGGCGGTTGTCGTGGTAGCGGATGCTTGTGTCAGCATGTGGCGTTCATTTTGTCAGTCTAAAACAATGGCGACTATCGCTTTGTTTAGTGCGGCGTTTATTGTGTTTTATCCATTTGGCTTTGCGAGTCTGATTGTTTTATTCATGACGGCTTGCGTTGGACTGCTTACGCCTTCTGTTATTTCAGCCACCGATGAACCTTTGCCTAAAATTAGAGGGGCAGGGTTAGTGTTTGTCTTGGCGATATCGCTGTTTCTTGTCAGTTTTGTGTTGGATACGGGGCTGAGTGGTTTGTTTGCTGACTTTTATCAGGCGGGTGCGCTGGTTTTTGGCGGTGGCCACGTTGTTCTCCCAATGCTGTCAGCCTTTGTCGCAGATACCGTGTCTGATGCTAACTTATTATTAGGCTATGCGGCGGCTCAAGCGGTTCCGGGACCTATGTTTACCATGGCCAGCTTTCTGGGGGCCTCGGCTGTGCCTGGAGGTGCTAATCCTTGGGTATGGGCGATGGTTGCGACAGTAGCGGTATTTTTATCGGGCTTGTTACTTATGTTGAGTGCTCAAAGTGTATGGCAGGGGTTGTCTCGCCATGCGCGCTTTCGTTCTGCAGTGGGCAGCCTGAACGCAGCGGTAGTAGGCATATTAATAGCGGCATTGTATCACCCCATCGGCACATCAAGCCTGGTGAGTTGGTGGGATGTTGTTGTGGTGGGCCTAGGGTTTATTTGGTTGAAGTACAAACGCCCACCCATCCTGCTTTTGATTAGTGTATTTATCCTGCTTGGACTCGCTCGAAGTTATTTGTAG